Proteins from a single region of Streptomyces glaucescens:
- the fxsT gene encoding FxSxx-COOH system tetratricopeptide repeat protein, whose amino-acid sequence MTDTTQRFFVSYAGPDRAWAEWVAWQLKRTGCEVELDRWDWHTGDDLVQRTSLALDRADAVVALFSRQYFAPERWTADEWTATVAARGRLIPVAIEPLADDDIPAVLAGKLRTDLHGLDETAATSALLEAVHGPSAPTGPAAFPGAPSAGVPAEPDPQHPRLPGSAGPAEVWNVRRRNPDFSGRDAEMVRLRSGLLSGRHAVVQALHGMGGIGKTQIALEYAHRFASQYDIVWWVDAEQADQLPVRYTELADRLGIAKPDAGTEANARLLLQHLRTRHRWLLVLDNAEQPDQIDAWLPEGPGHVLITSRNPGWHGIAHHSHLDVFTRADSLAYLQARVPGITPEEAGLLAQDLGDLPLALAQAAGVLHSGMSLDRYRELLATNTARLLHESDVRDYPVPLAATVGIAVARLTDGGHREATALLRLGCFLGPEPIPTAWLETARPGLATIPGDSADPMWLRNALQHLSRFGLARTDFGTFQIHRLTQAILRAQTTPDLAPAVRDDVAAVLAATDVGDPHAPADWPAWSSLTAHLATPHVTAAIAGRPALRPTLLKAVRFLLASGQSRAALDLTTTLDQAWSADLGPDHPDVLTCAEHLGHATASLGDYAKARAIIEDTYARRRRVLGEDHPSTLQSANNLANTLGDLGEYAQSRRMQEDVLARRRRLLGEDHPDTLQSASNLANTLGDLGEYARSRGMQEDVLARRRRVLDEDHLDTLVSADLLAGTLAALGEYEQARRMQEDVLARRRRVLGDDHPDTLSTANNLARTLSQTGDQAAARPMQEDVLARSRRLLGDDHPHTLTAANNLASILARLGEHAEARRMGEDVLARRRRVLGDDHPDTLTTANNLASTLGRLGDYAEARRMEEDVLARRRRVLGDDHPDTLTAANNLASTLGALRRYQEAVDLLKDTRVRSLNVLGPEHPDTVRVTRNLAAALTAAGRRYEAQQLTDGKPKKDKRRFGRRRR is encoded by the coding sequence TTGACCGACACCACGCAGCGCTTCTTCGTCAGCTACGCGGGCCCGGACCGGGCCTGGGCGGAGTGGGTCGCCTGGCAGCTGAAGCGGACCGGGTGCGAGGTCGAACTGGACCGGTGGGACTGGCACACGGGAGACGACCTCGTCCAGCGGACGAGCCTCGCCCTCGACCGGGCCGACGCGGTGGTCGCCCTGTTCTCGCGGCAGTACTTCGCCCCCGAGCGCTGGACCGCAGACGAGTGGACCGCCACCGTGGCCGCGCGGGGACGGCTCATCCCGGTGGCGATCGAACCCCTGGCCGACGACGACATCCCCGCCGTCCTGGCCGGGAAGCTGCGCACCGATCTCCACGGGCTGGACGAGACCGCCGCCACCTCCGCCCTGCTCGAAGCCGTCCACGGACCGTCCGCCCCCACCGGCCCGGCGGCCTTCCCCGGCGCCCCCTCGGCCGGGGTCCCCGCGGAACCCGATCCGCAGCACCCGCGGCTGCCCGGCAGCGCCGGTCCTGCCGAGGTGTGGAACGTGCGCCGCCGGAACCCGGACTTCTCCGGCCGCGACGCCGAAATGGTCCGGCTCCGCTCCGGGCTGCTCAGCGGGCGCCACGCCGTCGTCCAGGCGCTGCACGGCATGGGCGGCATCGGGAAGACCCAGATCGCGCTGGAGTACGCCCACCGGTTCGCCAGCCAGTACGACATCGTGTGGTGGGTCGACGCCGAACAGGCCGACCAGTTGCCCGTCCGCTACACCGAACTCGCCGACCGCCTCGGCATCGCCAAACCCGACGCCGGTACCGAGGCCAACGCCCGCCTGCTCCTCCAGCACCTGCGGACGCGGCACCGCTGGCTCCTCGTCCTCGACAACGCCGAACAGCCCGACCAGATCGACGCCTGGCTCCCCGAGGGCCCCGGCCACGTCCTGATCACCTCCCGCAACCCGGGCTGGCACGGCATCGCCCACCACAGCCACTTGGACGTGTTCACCCGCGCCGACTCCCTGGCCTACCTCCAGGCCCGTGTGCCGGGGATCACCCCCGAGGAGGCCGGCCTCCTGGCGCAGGACCTCGGCGACCTGCCGCTCGCCCTCGCCCAGGCCGCCGGCGTGCTGCACAGCGGCATGTCCCTGGACCGGTACCGCGAACTCCTGGCCACCAACACCGCGCGTCTCCTCCACGAGAGCGACGTCCGCGACTACCCCGTACCGCTGGCCGCGACCGTCGGGATCGCCGTCGCACGCCTCACGGACGGCGGTCACCGCGAAGCGACCGCCCTGCTCCGCCTCGGGTGCTTCCTCGGCCCCGAGCCCATCCCCACCGCCTGGCTGGAGACGGCCCGCCCCGGGCTGGCCACCATCCCCGGCGACTCGGCCGACCCGATGTGGCTCAGGAACGCCCTGCAGCACCTCAGCCGCTTCGGACTGGCCCGCACCGACTTCGGCACCTTCCAGATCCACCGCCTCACGCAGGCCATCCTCCGGGCTCAGACCACCCCCGACCTGGCCCCGGCGGTCCGGGACGACGTCGCCGCCGTCCTCGCCGCGACCGACGTCGGCGACCCGCACGCTCCGGCCGACTGGCCCGCCTGGTCCTCACTCACCGCCCACCTCGCGACCCCACACGTCACCGCCGCGATCGCCGGCCGGCCCGCACTGCGCCCGACGCTCCTGAAGGCCGTCCGTTTCCTCCTCGCGAGCGGTCAGTCGCGCGCCGCGCTCGACCTCACCACGACGCTGGACCAGGCGTGGAGCGCCGACCTGGGGCCGGATCACCCCGATGTCCTCACCTGCGCGGAACACCTGGGGCACGCCACGGCGAGCCTGGGCGACTACGCGAAAGCCCGGGCCATCATCGAGGACACCTACGCCCGCCGCCGCCGGGTCCTGGGCGAGGACCATCCCAGCACCCTCCAGTCCGCCAACAATCTGGCCAACACCCTGGGGGACCTGGGGGAGTACGCGCAGTCCCGCCGGATGCAGGAGGACGTCCTCGCCCGCCGTCGCCGTCTGCTGGGCGAGGATCACCCCGACACCCTCCAGTCCGCCAGCAACCTGGCCAACACGCTGGGGGACCTTGGGGAGTACGCGCGGTCCCGCGGGATGCAGGAGGACGTCCTCGCCCGCCGTCGCCGCGTGCTGGACGAGGACCATCTCGACACCCTGGTCTCCGCCGACCTCCTCGCCGGCACCCTGGCCGCACTGGGGGAGTACGAGCAGGCCCGCCGGATGCAGGAGGACGTCCTCGCCCGTCGCCGCCGGGTGCTGGGGGACGACCACCCCGACACCCTCAGCACGGCCAACAACCTCGCCAGGACGCTCAGCCAGACGGGCGATCAGGCCGCGGCCCGTCCGATGCAGGAGGACGTCCTCGCCCGTAGCCGCCGTCTCCTGGGTGACGATCACCCGCACACGCTCACCGCGGCCAACAACCTCGCCAGCATCCTGGCGAGGCTGGGGGAGCATGCGGAGGCCCGCCGGATGGGGGAGGACGTCCTCGCCCGCCGCCGCCGGGTGCTGGGCGACGACCACCCCGACACGCTCACCACGGCCAACAACCTCGCCAGCACCCTGGGAAGGCTGGGGGACTATGCGGAGGCCCGCCGGATGGAGGAGGACGTCCTCGCCCGTCGCCGCCGGGTGCTGGGCGACGACCACCCCGACACGCTCACCGCGGCCAACAACCTCGCCAGCACCCTGGGTGCCCTCCGCCGTTACCAGGAGGCCGTCGATCTCCTGAAGGACACCCGCGTCCGCTCCCTGAACGTCCTCGGCCCCGAGCACCCCGACACGGTGCGGGTCACCCGGAATCTCGCAGCGGCGCTGACCGCGGCGGGACGGAGGTACGAGGCCCAGCAGTTGACGGACGGCAAGCCGAAGAAGGACAAGCGCCGGTTCGGCCGCAGACGGCGGTGA
- a CDS encoding SDR family oxidoreductase, whose translation MRIVIAGGHGQIARRLERLLATRGYEVAGIIRREEQGDDLREAGAEPVLLDLESATVEEVAAHLQGADAAVFAAGAGPGSGAARKDTVDKGAAVLFADAAVRARVRRFLVVSSMGADPRHEGDEIFDVYLRAKGEADAYVQGLDALDWTILRPGSLTDEAGTGLVRLEAHTGRGPVPRDDVAAVLAELLETPATAGLTLELVSGSTPVPVAVKSVAGN comes from the coding sequence ATGCGCATTGTCATCGCTGGTGGTCATGGTCAGATCGCGCGGCGGCTGGAGCGGCTGCTCGCCACGCGCGGCTACGAGGTGGCGGGCATCATCCGCCGCGAGGAGCAGGGCGACGACCTGCGGGAGGCGGGCGCCGAACCGGTGCTGCTGGACCTGGAGTCGGCCACGGTCGAGGAGGTCGCCGCGCATCTTCAGGGCGCCGACGCGGCGGTGTTCGCGGCGGGTGCGGGGCCCGGCAGCGGGGCGGCCCGCAAGGACACGGTGGACAAGGGCGCGGCGGTGCTGTTCGCGGACGCGGCGGTCCGCGCGCGCGTCCGGAGGTTCCTGGTCGTGTCCTCGATGGGGGCGGACCCCCGCCACGAGGGCGACGAGATCTTCGACGTCTACCTGCGCGCCAAGGGCGAGGCCGACGCGTACGTGCAGGGCCTGGACGCCCTCGACTGGACGATCCTGCGCCCCGGTTCGCTGACGGACGAGGCCGGCACGGGTCTGGTCCGCCTGGAGGCGCACACGGGCCGTGGCCCGGTCCCGCGCGACGACGTGGCCGCCGTACTGGCCGAACTGCTGGAGACCCCCGCGACGGCCGGCCTGACCCTGGAGCTGGTCAGCGGGTCGACGCCGGTCCCGGTGGCGGTGAAGTCGGTCGCCGGCAACTGA
- a CDS encoding amidohydrolase family protein, translating to MSESQPQPPPSSPSPSGSPGQPERALLLCGARLTDGRTVDVRLSGARIEAVGTAGSLGGTRARGARVDLAGYLLLPAPVEPHAHADTALSADTGGPVSHDPPDVRRRATEAALLQLAHGATALRAHVRVGDVQGLGALGAVLTAGRSLRGLAELTTVAMPRVLTGVAGADGLAVLRDAVQMGARVVGGCPDADPDPTGYVEAVLEVASEHGRPVDLHTDATDPARLARLAAMAGGLRPGVTVGPCAGLARLPADLASRTADQLAAAGVTVVCLPQGGCGGADHRGTAPVRLLRAAGVRVAAGSGALRDVSNPVGRGDPLEAAYLLASREGLSPEEAYDTVSASARAALGLPEVRVEAGFPAELLAVRGDRLAGALCLGYSRIVVHRGRVVARTSAVREYCDSVAAGQPGLPQQGRAEPS from the coding sequence ATGTCCGAGAGCCAGCCGCAACCGCCCCCCTCGTCGCCGTCCCCCTCCGGTTCCCCGGGACAGCCCGAGAGGGCCCTGCTGCTGTGCGGGGCGCGGCTGACCGACGGCCGCACGGTCGACGTACGGCTGAGCGGCGCCCGGATCGAGGCGGTCGGCACGGCCGGCAGCCTGGGCGGCACGCGCGCGCGGGGCGCGCGGGTGGACCTGGCGGGCTACCTGCTGCTGCCGGCCCCCGTGGAGCCGCACGCCCACGCGGACACGGCGCTGTCCGCCGACACCGGCGGACCGGTCAGCCACGACCCCCCGGACGTCCGGCGCCGGGCCACGGAGGCCGCCCTGCTGCAGCTCGCCCACGGCGCGACCGCGCTGCGGGCCCACGTGCGCGTGGGGGACGTCCAGGGACTGGGCGCCCTGGGCGCGGTGCTCACGGCGGGGCGGTCGCTGCGCGGGCTCGCGGAGCTGACGACGGTGGCGATGCCGCGGGTGCTGACCGGGGTGGCCGGGGCGGACGGGCTCGCCGTGCTGCGGGACGCGGTGCAGATGGGTGCCCGCGTGGTCGGCGGGTGTCCCGACGCGGACCCCGACCCCACCGGCTACGTGGAGGCCGTCCTGGAGGTCGCCTCCGAGCACGGCCGCCCGGTCGACCTGCACACCGACGCCACCGATCCGGCGCGGCTGGCCCGGCTCGCCGCCATGGCGGGCGGCCTGCGGCCCGGTGTGACGGTCGGGCCGTGCGCCGGGCTCGCGCGCCTGCCCGCCGACCTGGCCTCCCGGACGGCGGACCAGCTCGCGGCGGCGGGGGTGACGGTGGTGTGCCTGCCCCAGGGCGGCTGCGGGGGCGCGGACCACCGCGGCACGGCGCCCGTACGACTCCTGCGCGCCGCCGGCGTCCGGGTCGCGGCGGGCAGCGGTGCCCTGCGGGACGTGTCCAACCCCGTCGGTCGCGGCGACCCCCTGGAGGCGGCCTACCTGCTGGCCTCCCGCGAGGGCCTGTCCCCCGAGGAGGCGTACGACACCGTCAGCGCGTCCGCGCGGGCCGCGCTGGGCCTGCCCGAGGTCCGCGTGGAGGCCGGTTTTCCCGCGGAACTGCTGGCCGTGCGCGGGGACCGGCTGGCCGGCGCGCTCTGTCTGGGCTACAGCCGGATCGTGGTGCACCGGGGGCGCGTGGTGGCGCGGACCAGCGCGGTACGCGAGTACTGCGACTCCGTCGCGGCGGGGCAGCCCGGCCTGCCGCAGCAGGGGCGGGCGGAGCCCTCCTGA
- the rpmG gene encoding 50S ribosomal protein L33, with protein MAATDVRPKITLACVECKERNYITKKNRRNNPDRLEMKKHCPRCNAHTAHRETR; from the coding sequence GTGGCTGCCACCGACGTCCGCCCGAAGATCACGCTGGCCTGCGTGGAGTGCAAGGAGCGGAACTACATCACCAAGAAGAACCGGCGTAACAACCCGGACCGTCTTGAGATGAAGAAGCACTGCCCGCGTTGCAACGCGCACACCGCGCACCGCGAAACGCGATAA
- a CDS encoding MaoC family dehydratase N-terminal domain-containing protein, whose amino-acid sequence MALDQSFVGRTYPPTEPYEVGREKIREFAEAVGDANPAYTDQEAAKALGHPDVIAPPTFVFAITFKAARQVVADPQLGLDYSRVVHGDQKFAYRRPVRAGDRLTVTSTIEAVKSMAGNDILDVRGEVHDEAGEHVVTAWTKLVARAAEEA is encoded by the coding sequence ATGGCGCTCGACCAGTCCTTCGTGGGGCGTACCTACCCGCCCACCGAGCCCTACGAAGTGGGCCGGGAGAAGATCCGGGAGTTCGCGGAGGCGGTGGGAGACGCCAATCCGGCCTACACGGACCAGGAGGCCGCCAAGGCGCTCGGCCACCCCGATGTGATCGCCCCGCCCACCTTCGTGTTCGCCATCACGTTCAAGGCCGCCCGGCAGGTCGTCGCCGACCCCCAGCTGGGCCTGGACTACAGCCGCGTGGTGCACGGCGACCAGAAGTTCGCCTACCGGCGCCCGGTCCGCGCCGGCGACCGGCTGACGGTCACCTCGACCATCGAGGCGGTCAAGTCGATGGCGGGCAACGACATCCTGGACGTCCGCGGTGAGGTCCACGACGAGGCCGGGGAGCACGTCGTGACCGCCTGGACGAAGCTCGTGGCCCGCGCGGCCGAGGAGGCGTGA
- a CDS encoding MaoC family dehydratase has product MTAQIAYADVEVGTELPAQTFPVTRATLVQYAGASGDFNPIHWNEKFAKEVGLPDVIAHGMFTMAEAIRVVTDWVGDPGAVVEYGVRFTKPVVVPNDDQGATIEVSGKVAAKLDDNTVRVDLTATSAGQKVLGMSRAVVRLA; this is encoded by the coding sequence ATGACCGCCCAGATCGCGTACGCCGACGTCGAGGTCGGCACCGAACTTCCCGCGCAGACCTTCCCCGTGACCCGCGCCACCCTGGTGCAGTACGCGGGTGCCTCCGGCGACTTCAACCCGATCCACTGGAACGAGAAGTTCGCCAAGGAGGTCGGACTGCCGGACGTCATCGCGCACGGCATGTTCACCATGGCCGAGGCGATCCGCGTGGTCACCGACTGGGTCGGCGACCCGGGCGCGGTCGTCGAGTACGGCGTCCGCTTCACCAAGCCCGTCGTCGTCCCGAACGACGACCAGGGCGCGACCATCGAGGTCAGCGGCAAGGTCGCCGCCAAGCTGGACGACAACACCGTCCGCGTGGACCTCACGGCGACCAGCGCCGGGCAGAAGGTGCTCGGCATGTCGCGCGCGGTGGTACGGCTGGCCTGA
- a CDS encoding TetR/AcrR family transcriptional regulator yields MARMSAEERRESVIRAAMAEFARSGYHGTSTEAIAKRVGVSQPYLFRLFPGKKAIFLAAAQRCLEDTRRLFEEAAGDLKGEEALHAMAAAYTRLIAEEPERLQMQLQTYLAVSSAEAAGDHEFGEMVRRGWMELWDAVHLPLGADVGETTTFLAYGMLINALAAMGFPPEHRVWNGLYISARVQGASG; encoded by the coding sequence ATGGCCAGGATGAGTGCAGAAGAGCGACGCGAGAGCGTCATCCGCGCGGCGATGGCCGAGTTCGCGCGGAGCGGCTACCACGGCACCTCCACCGAGGCGATCGCCAAGCGGGTGGGAGTCTCGCAGCCGTACCTCTTCCGGCTCTTCCCCGGCAAGAAGGCGATCTTCCTCGCGGCGGCCCAGCGCTGTCTCGAGGACACGCGCCGGCTGTTCGAGGAGGCCGCGGGTGATCTGAAGGGCGAGGAGGCCCTGCACGCCATGGCCGCCGCGTACACCCGGCTGATCGCCGAGGAGCCGGAACGGCTGCAGATGCAGTTGCAGACCTACCTCGCGGTGTCCTCCGCCGAGGCCGCGGGGGACCACGAGTTCGGCGAGATGGTCCGCCGCGGCTGGATGGAGCTGTGGGACGCCGTGCACCTGCCCCTGGGGGCCGACGTCGGGGAGACCACCACCTTCCTGGCGTACGGGATGCTCATCAACGCCCTCGCGGCGATGGGCTTCCCGCCCGAGCACCGGGTGTGGAACGGGCTGTACATCTCGGCCCGGGTGCAGGGGGCCTCCGGCTGA
- a CDS encoding MFS transporter, with the protein MSQQTAPRGGVLWALLITGVAGFMAALDNLVVTTALPSIREDLGGALHDLEWTVSAYTLTFAVLLMSGAALGDRFGRRRLFVAGLAVFTAASAAAALAPGIDSLIAARAVQGVGAAVMMPLTLTLLTAAVPAEKRGMAYGIWGAVNGLAVASGPLIGGTLTEHISWQWIFWLNVPLGIALIPLARLRLKESYGAGTPLDIPGTVLASGGLFGIVYGLVRGPVDGWTGAPVLVALAAGTVLLAAFVGHGIRARNPMLPMRLFRSRAFAGINAAGLLMFLGMFGSIFLLSQYMQGVLGYSPTEAGLRMLPWTAMPMVVAPIAGILSDRIGGRPIVAAGLFFQAAGLGYLAAVATADASYASQLPGLVLGGIGMALYFAPASALVMASVAVKEQGIASGANNALREVGGALGIAVMSSVFTAQGGYESAQAFVDGLRPALVVGAAVVALAAVAALAIPRRPRTAPDGPAEAPEPAPVLETAAR; encoded by the coding sequence ATGTCACAGCAGACCGCACCACGCGGAGGAGTCCTCTGGGCCCTCCTGATCACCGGAGTCGCCGGATTCATGGCGGCCCTCGACAACCTCGTCGTCACCACCGCCCTGCCCTCCATCCGCGAGGACCTGGGCGGCGCGCTGCACGACCTGGAGTGGACCGTGAGCGCCTACACGCTCACCTTCGCCGTGCTCCTGATGTCCGGCGCCGCGCTCGGCGACCGCTTCGGCCGCCGCCGCCTCTTCGTCGCCGGCCTCGCCGTCTTCACCGCCGCGTCCGCCGCCGCCGCGCTGGCGCCCGGCATCGACTCCCTGATCGCCGCCCGCGCGGTGCAGGGCGTCGGAGCCGCCGTCATGATGCCGCTGACGCTGACCCTGCTCACGGCCGCCGTCCCGGCCGAGAAGCGCGGGATGGCGTACGGCATCTGGGGCGCCGTCAACGGACTCGCGGTCGCCTCCGGACCGCTGATCGGCGGCACTCTCACCGAGCACATCTCCTGGCAGTGGATCTTCTGGCTGAACGTGCCGCTCGGCATCGCCCTGATCCCGCTGGCCCGCCTGCGCCTCAAGGAGTCCTACGGCGCCGGCACCCCGCTCGACATCCCCGGCACCGTGCTGGCCAGCGGCGGACTCTTCGGCATCGTGTACGGGCTGGTGCGCGGCCCGGTCGACGGCTGGACCGGCGCGCCCGTGCTGGTCGCCCTGGCCGCGGGCACCGTCCTGCTCGCCGCGTTCGTCGGGCACGGCATCCGCGCCCGCAACCCCATGCTGCCGATGCGGCTGTTCCGCTCCCGGGCCTTCGCCGGCATCAACGCGGCCGGCCTGCTGATGTTCCTGGGCATGTTCGGCTCGATCTTCCTGCTCAGCCAGTACATGCAGGGCGTGCTCGGCTACTCGCCCACCGAGGCCGGGCTGCGGATGCTGCCGTGGACCGCCATGCCGATGGTCGTCGCGCCGATCGCCGGCATCCTCTCCGACCGGATCGGCGGCCGCCCGATCGTCGCCGCGGGCCTGTTCTTCCAGGCGGCCGGCCTCGGCTACCTCGCCGCCGTGGCCACCGCCGACGCCTCCTACGCCTCCCAGCTCCCCGGACTGGTCCTCGGCGGCATCGGCATGGCCCTGTACTTCGCGCCCGCCTCCGCCCTGGTCATGGCCAGCGTGGCCGTCAAGGAGCAGGGCATCGCCTCCGGCGCCAACAACGCGCTGCGCGAGGTGGGCGGCGCGCTCGGCATCGCGGTCATGTCCTCCGTCTTCACGGCCCAGGGCGGCTACGAGTCCGCGCAGGCCTTCGTCGACGGACTGCGGCCCGCCCTGGTGGTCGGCGCCGCGGTGGTGGCCCTGGCGGCCGTCGCGGCGCTCGCCATCCCGCGCCGCCCGCGGACCGCCCCCGACGGGCCCGCCGAGGCGCCCGAGCCGGCCCCGGTCCTGGAGACCGCCGCCCGCTGA
- a CDS encoding UDP-N-acetylmuramate dehydrogenase: protein MQELHDAPLAPLTTFRLGGPATRLVTAETDAEVIAAVREADATGTPLLVIGGGSNLVIGDKGFDGTALRIATRGVTLDGTALELAAGEVWTDAVARTVEAGLAGIECLAGIPGSAGATPIQNVGAYGQEVSSTITEVIAYDRRAGETVTLANEECAFSYRHSRFKADPERYVVLRVRFRLEDADGLSAPLRYAETARALGVEPGDRVPLADARETVLDLRSGKGMVLDPEDHDTWSAGSFFTNPILTDAEFAAFRARVGERLGEGVEPPAYPAGEGRTKTSAAWLIDKAGFTKGYGSGPARISTKHTLALTNRGEATTEDLLALAREVVAGVREAFGITLVNEPVTVGVSL, encoded by the coding sequence GTGCAGGAACTCCACGACGCCCCTCTCGCCCCGCTGACCACCTTCCGGCTGGGCGGCCCCGCCACCCGTCTGGTCACCGCGGAGACCGACGCCGAGGTGATCGCCGCCGTCCGCGAGGCCGACGCCACCGGCACCCCGTTGCTGGTGATCGGCGGCGGATCCAACCTGGTGATCGGCGACAAGGGCTTCGACGGCACCGCCCTGCGTATCGCCACGCGCGGCGTCACCCTCGACGGCACGGCCCTGGAGCTGGCCGCGGGCGAGGTGTGGACCGACGCGGTCGCCCGCACCGTCGAGGCCGGTCTCGCGGGCATCGAATGCCTCGCCGGGATCCCCGGCTCCGCGGGTGCCACGCCGATCCAGAACGTCGGGGCGTACGGCCAGGAGGTCTCCTCCACGATCACCGAGGTGATCGCCTACGACCGCCGCGCGGGCGAGACGGTGACGCTGGCCAACGAGGAGTGCGCCTTCAGCTACCGCCACAGCCGCTTCAAGGCCGACCCCGAGCGGTACGTCGTGCTCCGGGTCCGCTTCCGCCTGGAGGACGCGGACGGGCTCTCCGCCCCGCTCAGGTACGCGGAGACGGCGCGCGCGCTCGGCGTCGAACCCGGCGACCGGGTGCCCCTCGCGGACGCCCGCGAGACGGTGCTGGACCTGCGGTCCGGCAAGGGCATGGTCCTCGACCCCGAGGACCACGACACCTGGTCCGCCGGGTCCTTCTTCACCAACCCGATCCTCACCGACGCCGAGTTCGCCGCCTTCCGCGCGCGCGTGGGCGAGCGGCTGGGCGAGGGCGTGGAGCCGCCCGCGTACCCGGCCGGGGAGGGCCGCACCAAGACCTCCGCCGCCTGGCTCATCGACAAGGCGGGCTTCACCAAGGGCTACGGCAGCGGACCCGCCCGCATCTCCACCAAGCACACCCTCGCCCTCACCAACCGCGGGGAGGCGACCACGGAGGACCTGCTGGCGCTCGCGCGCGAGGTGGTCGCCGGGGTCCGCGAGGCCTTCGGGATCACCCTGGTCAACGAGCCGGTCACGGTCGGCGTCAGCCTCTGA
- a CDS encoding adenosine deaminase: MERVRDLSELPKAHLHLHFTGSMRPGTLLELADKYGVRLPDALTEALVSGEPPSLRATDERGWFRFQRLYDAARSCLRAPEDIQRLVREAAEEDVRDGSGWLEIQVDPTSYAPRLGGLIPALEVILDAVDTAARETGLGMRVLVAANRMKHPLDARTLARLAVRYADRGVVGFGLSNDERRGMARDFDRAFAIAREGGLLSAPHGGELAGPSSVRDCLDDLHANRIGHGVQAAQDPRLLKRLADRQVTCEVCPASNVALGVYDKPEDVPLRTLFEAGVPMALGADDPLLFGSRLAAQYEIAREHHGFSDAELAELARQSIRASVAPEGVKAELLAGVDEWLRTPA; this comes from the coding sequence ATGGAGCGCGTACGTGATCTCTCTGAGCTGCCGAAGGCCCATCTGCACCTGCACTTCACCGGTTCGATGCGGCCGGGCACCCTGCTGGAGCTGGCCGACAAGTACGGCGTACGACTGCCGGATGCGCTGACCGAGGCGCTGGTGAGCGGGGAGCCGCCGAGTCTGCGCGCGACCGACGAACGGGGCTGGTTCCGTTTCCAGCGGCTCTACGACGCGGCCCGCTCGTGCCTGCGCGCGCCTGAGGACATCCAGCGGCTGGTCCGGGAGGCCGCCGAGGAGGACGTGAGGGACGGCTCCGGCTGGCTGGAGATCCAGGTCGACCCGACCTCGTACGCCCCGCGGCTCGGCGGGCTGATCCCGGCGCTGGAGGTCATCCTGGACGCGGTGGACACCGCCGCGCGGGAGACCGGGCTGGGCATGCGGGTCCTGGTCGCCGCGAACCGGATGAAGCACCCGCTCGACGCGCGGACCCTGGCCCGGCTGGCGGTGCGGTACGCCGACCGGGGCGTCGTCGGGTTCGGGCTCTCCAACGACGAGCGGCGCGGCATGGCCCGGGACTTCGACCGGGCGTTCGCGATCGCGCGGGAGGGGGGACTGCTGTCGGCGCCGCACGGGGGTGAGCTGGCCGGGCCGTCGTCGGTGCGGGACTGCCTCGACGACCTGCACGCGAACCGCATCGGTCACGGGGTGCAGGCCGCGCAGGACCCGCGGCTGCTGAAGCGGCTCGCGGACCGGCAGGTGACCTGTGAGGTGTGCCCGGCGTCGAACGTGGCACTCGGCGTCTACGACAAGCCGGAGGACGTGCCGCTGCGCACGCTGTTCGAGGCGGGGGTGCCGATGGCGCTGGGCGCGGACGACCCGCTGCTGTTCGGCTCGCGGCTGGCGGCCCAGTACGAGATCGCCCGCGAGCACCACGGCTTCAGCGACGCGGAGCTGGCCGAGCTGGCCCGGCAGTCGATCCGGGCGTCGGTGGCCCCGGAGGGGGTGAAGGCGGAGCTGCTGGCGGGCGTGGACGAGTGGCTGCGCACGCCCGCGTAG